In Dermacentor variabilis isolate Ectoservices chromosome 10, ASM5094787v1, whole genome shotgun sequence, the genomic window CGCGAGTACCGTCAGGAGCTGGAGCGACTCAAGCAGCTGCTCTCCGGGGGGTCGTTCATGGCGACGCCATCCGACGCCACGCCGGCCGAGGCAGCCTCTTCCGCGACTCCCGAAGGTGAGCCTTGACACTTCCATCCACACCATGGCAGTTGTGCAGGGAAGCGAGTCCTCGGGAGCATTGTATAACCTGCTGCGGTGGGGTGTGGACATGGAGTGGCGTGACAGGTCCGGGCGCGTGAAGAAGAAAGAGCGATAAGGAAGTCAGCAACGATGactaaaaagaagcaaaaaacaaaacaagcgaACCACTATACCTATAACCTCTAAATATTTGTTAGGTTCGCCTTCCCTGAGATACGAACAGAAAACCGTGGTCAAGGGGGGCGTGTTTTTAAAAGATGAAAGGAAAAACGCTTCAAATGTTTTCCCAGGAAACTAGGAGTGATGAAGCACAGCAAAATGTTTGAGACCATGGCCAGGGGTTGGGTACAGTAAGTGCAGCCTGCTGGTGCTGGTGGGAAGCTGGTGCTGCGTTAACGAATCAGTTAAAGCGATCTGACATTTACGagaatggggacgaaatgcgtgGAACAAAAGAAGGCTGAACGTCGAAGTACATGAGCATACGTAGACACTGCAAACAGTCAGATAAAAGTAAATCTAGTCTCTTATCGTTCGCGTTTCCTCTACAGTCTCGATTGGATCAAACTCCAATATTTCATTGTCGCTATATGAACTGATGGTGTCTGCTTCGTCGAAATTTGTTGTGGTTATTTTTCTCGTAAAAGACTGCACAAACGTTACCAGAGGGGTAGATGAAAAGCTGACAGGTACCGGTGCTGTCATTTCGCGGCCCTATAGGATATATGCGCGCTGTGTTTCTACCGAATGAGATTAGGCATCTTCGTGCCCTTCTCTGTGTCAGTTCCTGGGATCTAGCGGACCACGGATGTCGAGCTATTTTCGAATATAAATCTCCGTTGATGTTAGTACCGTATAGGAGTTGATATTAAACAGCTCAAGTTAATGCTGTGCCCTGTTCATTGTGCTGGAAGTCGTTTCGAGTGACATTCTACCACAAGGCCGCATCTCCTGGCCTTTATTCATGGCTGAGACAGTGGCATGATATCTGTGGATACGATGACCAAGATTTCTGAGGTGCCTCTTAAAAACCGTATTCTTTTTTCACGCCCCTACAGAACTGCCGGACAGCAACAGCGAAGTGGTAAACCAGCTTAAAAACGTGAGTTTTCCAGGAAGGGTAGTCTTTTGCGAACACAGGCGTGAAATTGGCGTTTCCGTGACGGGCGATGCAGGACTACGAGGCCCAGATGACAGAGCTGCGTAACAAGTACCGCGAGGAACAGGAGAGCCGCGCCAAGCTTATGATGGACGTTGAGAAGATGCGCAGCCAGTTCAAGATGCAGATGCAGCAGGTCGAGCAGAACCAGAGGGAGAAGGACGTATCACAAGAGGCGAGTTGGAAACAACGCCTTCTTTGTGAACGATTGTCTTTCTCCGTTTCGCAGTCTTTCCTGTGCGGCTTTCTCGTTGAGAACATTGCAGAGCAACGACTTAACCGAACCTTAGTGTTTTTGCTGTTTTGTAGCACACGGAAACACGGACCAGAGGTAAAATTTGATTGATCGCGACTAACGTTGTCCCACCTTAAGTTTCTTCTATTTTGAGAGGTACAGCCTGTCAAATATTTAGCTAGCTTATGTAAATGccgtttttcttttgctttccagCGTGTTACAATGGAAAGAACTTGCGAAACAATCGAGGTTGACTCATGCTCATTAAAACTCGTGAAGATAGTATGGGAATTTGTTAGGTTTTTCCTACTGTTAAGGTGCTGGCGTACAGCAAGTGGGTGCTCGTGCGAGTGAGCTTAAGATTGGGCCGGCTGTACCTACCTCGTTACGCTGTCTAGTTAATACCTTGCAGTCTTAGAGAAGCCTTTTGTTTGTGCGCAGGTGAACAACAACCATCTGAAGGTTGACGAGCAGGAGACGGATCGCTGGGCCGAGCCAGTTGCAACTCCCGAGAAGCCCGAGATTCGCGCGCCCAACGCGTCGCCCTGCTTTGGAAACCAAGAGTAAAACCCCTCCCTCATCTCAAGAATGGTAGCCTAGGCAGCTAGGCTTGTGCCTGGTTGTGGTGAAGTTTCACTGCGAAAGAAGTTTATTCGTTCAAGTTTGTTCAAACTTTTATTAATGCCGAGGCGTACTGTGAGATGTTGCCTTTATCGGTCAAGTCCCCGTTTGAGTGGACGCTTTTCATCGTCAAATTGACTTTGTTACAACGAAACATCGTAATGTCGCTTCTCGGACATATTTATTTGGTAGGCCGTGTGTAGTGTAACTCCACTGCACCTGTATAGTTTTCTCGCAATTCTGCACCGTTAGTATAATGGTGACTATTCGTTTTCACTTCATGCAGGGATCCAGCTATCATGGCCCAGATGCAAGCAAAGGCTCTAGAAAGGCATGTTCCCAGCATTCCTAGAACTTTGTACTCTGCTGAAACACAAGCAGCGACTCCGAGGCGCCCTTTATGCAGGCTGCTGCACTTTATGCAATGTGGCTGCTGCTAGGTCTTAGTGCACATTGCACACAGCCGAACATTTGATGAATCGCAAAGTGCTTAAACGTTTAGCATCGTGAGTACATGTACCGCGGCTGCCAAGGCGAGCAGCCAACGCCCATGTGGAAAGTGGTTTTCTTGTACGACTGTTAGTGATAATGATTGAGCGTTTGGAGTTCGATGTATGAAGTTTGGTAGTGCAGTAACCACTGGCATTGCGGGATTGTTCCGCTCATGCGCAACTGTAGCCACGTCTCACTGATCATGCGCGCACGCTGTCATATTGTCGACTGTGAATTCCATTCCgccacccgccgtagttgcttagtggctatggtgttgggctgctaagcgcgaagtcgcgggatcgaatcctgaccgcggcggccgcgtttcgatgggggcgaaaacacccgtgtgcgtagttttaggtgcacgtcaaagaacctcaggtggcccAATTTtcggcgtcccccactacggcgtgcctcataatcatatcgtggttttggcacataaaaccccataatttagttttgtgAATTCCGTACAACATGGCAACGCTGAAGTCGAAAGCGCTGTCTTTCAATGCGAAAAAACGTCAAGTACGTACACGCGAGTAATAATGCCAAAATAGAACATTCGTGTATAATAAGACAGGTGCAATGGCCTGAATAATTTTAAAAATCGTTGCCTATGTTTAACCAAGCGTAATGTCACACAAGCAAGCCAAAGTGTATGCACTTGATAACTGTTGCTTTCCGTACTGTTGAACCTTCTTCATTCGAACAGCCCCTTTTGCCACACCACGCACAACACGCGCGCAACTTCGTGGCACCCAATAAATAGTGTAATGTTTGTACGCATGCTTGCGGTGCTTCTGTTCCCAGCTTCGTGCTGTGGGCAGGCAGTGGGAAGATATGGCATGCAAACCACGTAGTCACTAGCATTGTAGCACCGATGTTCCTTTCTAAGCCGTGTCGCGTCGGGTGCCTCTCATTATGATGTATTTCGTTATCTCTGTGGTTAGATTGATTGTGATTATGTTGTGATTAGATTTTTCGATCCTTCCATGTATTTGTTCCCTgcatttgaactgtttcttgtCTGGATGTCCTCGCCTGCAACTCTTTCAGCCTACATACCTAACTTAGAAGTTTTGCCTGGTTGCAGACGCCTCTCGCTTGCTGATGGGTTTTCTGGCATCTTGAATTTTAATGTTTTTTCGTGCTTATCTTGTATTTTCATTTTGTAATGCTCTGACCAAAAGGAGAATAACAAAAGACGATAAAGGCACCTTAATATAGGGACAGCTGCTTAAATCTTGCGCTTGTAGAGTGATCTAAATAATTGCAATACAAATAGAAAACATTCACGAGCTGATTAAATTGTACCACGAGGCCCTACAATCCTGATAGTAGAGATGTTCCCAAAATCTCGCCCAAATTGTGAGAAGACTACTTGTTAGTCCAACGCGAGTGACACAGCGTCCTAGCAAGATCTTGTAGAACGGAGGAGCCTGTGAGGTTAGATGTGGATAGTACGTGCTGAGCACAGTGTTCCTCAACGAAAGCATAGGTTTCTCGAGGGTTCATTAGCGGTAGCGCCGCAAAATTGCTTCTGCAATGAAGATATTGTGATACTTGCCTTAATTTGCGATGTTGTGCTGATATATTCTTGCCTTTTGGTTCGGGATACTGCGAAATTCCATCTATTTAAATGAAAAAATATCCTTGCTCATCAtcgcggagtccgcagaaaatacccaccacctcacccgcaacttagcggggaagaggccgccgattggcgcaatgtacagactggggtattcccccCATCTAAAAGTGCTAAAGGTCATGTATCCCACTCGCCATAGGGCaaactgcccttggtgcggtggcatacctaccttaACGCATGTAACCCGGGAGTTCATTAAGAGCCCTCATAAGCCTAATAGCAATAGCACAATGGaacagtgggaggcacagctcgcccgttTTGACTTGGCAttacaaaagtccttaattagccaggtcaggcaggcggcagaggccagtggggcttTGGACTGaggggctccgaccacccctccttaaaATCTTTTCCTGTCAAATAAAGTAAATGGACGGATGAGAGTCAGGTGGGCCGCTTGGATGTAGTCCAGCTTTTAGCTGGTATACTGGCGCATTGGTGAGCGCAGTGCGGGACAACTCCGCGAGAGGTGCGGTAGATCTGCGAGAGGCAGCTGGTCGAGAGCAGAAAAGAGAAATCTGGTAGAAGGTCCGGAGCCCTCTCCGTTTCCCTTTGCCATGCTTCCGAAGTTTTCCGGGCGCGCTGAAGAAACTGGTCGCGTCTCCAAGACGCGTGCCAAGTGGCTCGCTTGCCGATTTTCGCGCAGGCTGCGCGAATTGCAAGGGAGGATGCTGGGCGGCGAGAAGAAGCACGACGTGGAGCTGAAGGCGAGGCGCGCCAAGCGGAAAAGCATCGCCGAGAAGAGGATCCGCGCATTGGCAGGTGCGGTGGCTGCGTCTCGTTGCTTCGGTGAATAGCTAGCCAGAATTCACCTCGGTGACTCGGGTGCTTGCGTGGTGAGAATAGAATGTTAAAAGCTGTTGGCTGCGGAGGAATAGGTATTACTAGGAGCGTGTCTGCATGCTCTTTTCACAGAGGCCTTGGCCAAGGTCGACGATGAAGAGCGCACCTTGCTGCCAGATTACGACGACATCAACGCGGAGCTCAAGGTCAAGTCCTCGATGATCCGAAAGGCGAAGCGAAAGGTGAGCGCGCTGTGATGCGTGCGATTGTGTCGTCTATGCCGCACTTATTTCTAAATTTGAGCGCTTCAATGAGTCGAAACAGGGACGTACGCGGTTAGCTCATAGAATCAATGCACATACCGAGGAGGGACACGTACGGAGCTTTATTTTCTGAAGATCAAGCACCAGTTTTACATTGCGCATACATAAAATAATGACAAATAACTAAATGAAGTTGCTGTAGGATATTAAGAGAGCACGAACGGTCTCCGTTGCCGATGTTCGCAACATCTCTATTTTGCTATCGTCGTTGCTTTCTTGGTGCCCTTGCTATTCCCCTTGTACAACTCCCGCATACTTGTTTTGCTTTAGCACGTTATACTCACTGACTCGCTGGCTCACTTCCTTAGCCACCCTTCAGTTGATCAGTCCGTCAATCACTCGTTATATCGGTGATGATTCGGTCGCGCGTGTCGTTTCGCAGATCCAAACACTGGAGCAGGAGGTGCGCGACCTCCAGCGGGAGTTCGAGACCGAGCGCACCGACTACCTGGAGACCATCCGGCGGCAGGACCAGCAGCTGCGGCTCCTCTCGCAAATACTGGACAAGGTGCAGCCGTGCATCCGCCGAGACTCCAACTACGCCGACCTGGAGGCCGTCAAGGCGCAGAGCGTCTGGGACCAGGACGCGCAGCGCTGGAGGCTGCCCGAGCTCACCGTGCAGCAGACGAAACTGCCGCCCGCGGCCGGTACGTGTGCGGCGCGTGTCAGACGACGCCGAAAGCGATCTTCGCCACCCCGTGTTGTTGCTGCTCCTTGGTACTCGCGTGGACTTCTTGAGTACCGACCTGCCAAAATAATCCTAAAGAGCTGCTCAATTTCATTACATCTGTGAATCGCATAAAATTACTGCTATTTTTATAGTAAGGACTGAGCTGCAACCAACAAGAATGACATAAGAAGAGTGGCTTACGCTGTGCCTATAGTAAATAATCGCGGTCACTAAGAAAATACTGTGTATTTAAAAGCTTCCTTTTTAGCTTTACCAGAGTCCTTCAAAGTATGAAGGACTCGGACTTGTATATAAAGTGTTTTGTAAGTCACACGTAACGCTCACCCGATTTACCGGGACAAACTTTTACTGAGCGTTCGCAACGATTTTGCAGAATGAACCAATGTTGATTGCGCTCGGAGTTTCAATAAGCATTGTAACTAACCACATATGACAGGGTTGTATGAAAATTTCCCGAGACTGTCGAACAGTGAATCTCAGGTGACTATATATGCTTGCTGTGTGATtattagtgtttctttttatttactaaATTTGCAGTTTTATTTGAAGTTGACTCATATTTATTTCATTCGGCTTCCTgatattaacaaaaaaaaaaaaacgcacagacTTCGGACAGCCCTTACGATATTCTTTTGTAGGGGTCCTAGCCGTTGCTGTTGTATTTGCAATCCTGAGATAAATGCGACTTCGAAGATACGGCACGCAATGTCAGGAAAAGTCGACATCTTTGTTGTTCTTCGAAGGAATCCAGCCAGGAGCCAGGGTGACCCAGAATACCGGTGACGCGCCGAGCCTTACCGCCAGCACGTTCGATGCCAGCTCCCAGAGGAATGTAAGTGCTCCGTGAAGCGTATCTTCACCGCTAATGGAACAGAACAATAAGGCGCATAAGGACACAATTCGCAGTCTGAGCTTCTTAAAGGATGCCTTTGAAAACAGACAACCGCCATCCCTTCAGTAGCGCGAAGTTCAAATATTTTCATCGCACAGATCCtcggacttcttttttttttttgtcttcaaaaTAAGTAACAAAAAGGATATTTGTGAAATAATAACGTTATTTGCACAGTGATTAAATAAGGGTCCAGCGCCGAGGGTGAGCGCGTTTGTCGTGACCAGCCATTGAAAAACATGGAGTGAGGCGGAAGGCGGGTCCGTGACGCTGATTGCGAGTGCAGAACGCAATATGCGCATTTAAAGCACATGACCTTTTATGAGTCATTTGCGCTGTCATGGCGGCTGTGTGGAAGCGTTGTATGCAGAATTCTGCGATGCTGTTGAAGCCGGTTGAGACACTCTTCTCGGTCTTCATGCTTTTCTCGATTTCGTGCTTAACTTTTGCGGGCGATTGTATTTCTGGAACGCCTATCCGGTTCTGAGTGGGCAGCTCGCTCTACGTTTTGCTGGCTAGCGTCTTCATGCACAGAGTTGAACAGTGACATCACGGGCGCTAGCGTGCCTGCGTCGAGCGGCCGTGGGAGCCGTCATCATCTAAGATGGCGCTTTCAACTTAGTTTTAGTAAACTTATCGTTCACTGCTCTGCAGCTATTGGAAACGTTGAATTTGCGGTAATTTGTCTTTTCAGAGGCCGAGCTTTGGGAGTGACTTCGTGAACAGCATCTTGAAGAAGCCACATCGACAGGAAGAATTGCTCAGTGCGTATTATGCTACGTTAGGCAATTTTTCGGCCCAGGTAGGCTAAACGTGGCAAAGCAACAAAATTACCTGTATTGCAGCAAGCCACTTGCAACACGTGACAAATTGACGTGATTATTGTGAAAGACTAAAAAAGCAGAGATAGAAAACACTGGGAGATTAGTCAGCGGTAATTCCGGTTCGTTGTATGCTCCTCGGAGGAAGGGGTATATAGAGACTGAATATTGAAAGGAAATTGGGCTGAACGTGTATAGACAGGGACATTCGCAAGTGGTAGTGCGTGTCGTTGGACAACAGTGTTTATTCCACCTTTCGATGCGTTTGAGCTTAGTCTTTTGTGCTTACTTTATGCCTTTACATCCGCGCTAGACTATAAGGGAGTCCGGTGGTCTTCGGGAACCCGGGCGGCTCCTGCTGTTCGTGCGTGCACTAACTgagcttcgtttctttttttcagacttGTTCTTCTTCATAACCGGATAGGCTTTTCATCGGTTGTTAACTGCTCTGACGTTTGTAATCGTAGGTGTCTAATTATCCACATGCTGAAAGGCGGTTGGAAAGTCGCACACAAAACATCGAGCTCTGAacaaaaattgactcgccatcccgaccctgcgaaagtggatatATAGATAGAACAGGATATGTTTATGGTGACACGAATGAGCGACGGAATAATACATTCGAGTTATGCGCCTTTGCTCATGACGTCTGGTGGCCATAAGCATATCTGACATGATTTAAATGTGCCATTCCACCGTTGTGTTTTAGCAAGGCCTAGAAGCCTTGTTTTACACGTGTATTTAATTATCCCAACGCTTCGCTTCCTCTTTAATTTGTATCTTAGATTTCTTGCTTACTTTTGCGTAGTCACTTCGAAGTGCGTCGATGCATCTCGTGTACTTCTCCGGCTGACACGCTTCAGCCGCGTAATATAGCCGCGAACGCCTCTGGTTCTAACAGACGGCGTGCCAGAGGCGCCGAGCAACGGCGTCCGGGCAGCGGCGGCGTTCGGCGGCCTGGTGCGCGCCGGTCAGCTGGCCGCGAGGCTTCACCGGGGTGCAGCCGCCGAGATTCGCGCCTCCCGTTCACTGCCCACGACGGGTGTCGGCAAACAGTATGCCTGGGGTACGACGGGCAGCGAGAACGGGGAGGGCGCTCTCCAGCGCCGGCCGCTCCAGCTGGAGTCTCTCGACCTCGATAACCTGCGCCGGCAGCCGCGCACGGCGGACAGACTGGCGGCCGCCGAGCTGCTCGAGTGGCCCACATGACAGTGGCGCagcccgccgccgccaccaccgcgggAGCGACCGTTAGCGCGGCTGCCGCCCATTGGGGCGGCCGATGAAGTCGGCGTCGAATAAGTGTCAGAATCTAAAGTTGAAACCTAACTCTGAGTCGATGACAGCGATTCGAGAAGGGAAAAGCGGGGAAGTCAACATGTTTGTTAACGAGAATGCCGGGGCTAGGTTATGGTTAACaaagcgccttgagaaagttacgAGCGCCTAAACGGAAGGACGAAGAGTAGAAATTTTCTGCGCCCTGTGTAGCCTGTTGTACTCTTAGCTTCTGTCTTCCGGCGCTGTGAAGCTTTTGACGTTTAATTTTAGGAGGCAAGGAGCACGGAAGACGACGCAATGTACACCTGCGCTTGCAGGGGTGCAAGGTGACTAGTGCCCAAAGAGCTTCTACATGGGACACTATAACAAGAATGAGCTTAAAACACGTAACTTGTGTTTTATGATTAAGTTGACGCGTAAGACACCTTCCATAtgtttgagtgaaatatgcctgCTGCCATGTGACCACGTTCgttcaaatgaaaagaaaataatgcaacTGAGTAAGGGGGTTTAGTCCGGCGTCGGATTAGCTACTAGTTCCCAAAAGAGTGCTGGTACTCTTCCTGAATGGTTGCTACTAGGCTGAATGATTAGTTTGATAAGCGCGAGCACGCAGCTTGCAGGAATGAAGAAGTGGTTTGTTTTTTGGAATGTGGGACAACGGAGGGCCGCACCAGGAGCACGCGAGTGAGACGCTTCTGTATAAACGGCAGTCTGCCATCCATCTGCTGCGGACACATGTGTTACGACGATCTGTTGGTGTCCCGCTACAGAAGCGACGCAGCACTGATTCCCGTGCTCCTTTGTGCAGACATTATGGTGGCACAGATGCGCAGACTTGCAAGTCATGCCTGGTTTTATTCTACCGAGCGCCGTCGTGGTACAGCCTCCGTCAGACGTGACCCGAAACAATCGTGTCGTATCTCTAGCGGCCTAAGTCTGAAAATCGATGGCTCTAAGGATCAAACATTGAAGGCCTCGGAAGGAAGTGCGTAAAGCTAACTGCAAGGCACCCCAACCAGAAATCATCAGGATCCGCAAAAACAGAAGGATGCTTAAGAGGTGTTTGGGTAAGCTTTGACGGAGGCTGTACACGTGATTAATTGTAAGCTCTGTGCATGCATATATGCTGCCGTAACTGCATACGGTCGGCggctgcttttttttatttttgacggTCTACTTCACGGCAAGTTCTTTGTTTGCTGAGCCAAGCTGTTACAGAGCTGTTACAGAGCTGTTACCTTTAGGTTAAACTTTTCTGCGCCTTTTTTTACTCGCAGTAGCCCTGCTGAATGGAAACGAAGCTTCTAGGAAATGCGGCCGAGAACGTTTGAGAGTTTCGAGTGGCCGCTGAAGGGGCTTACAATGCATTTGAACTCGAAttgttttggtctgctggagaaTATGCGACTGACAATCGGTGGGAAATTCTGACCAATATTACATGTGCGAGTGCCTTGTTGCCGTGTTTAGCGTATAACAAGGATATTATCTTTTGGCATCTTGCCGACAGATGCGTAGCAGTAGCTTATTTCTTGGCCGTTTGTTCGGAGAGCCTGAACTGCTAGTTCGAGGCCCACAGAGCTCGTGCAGCTGAAATTTTTTGTTCATATGTTAGTTTTGTTCAGAAGTGCATGGTCAAGTACTCGAGTCGTCGTCGTTTTGATCAGTCATATGCAAACGTTTCAGCATTCAAGCTATAGTTCACTCTAGAATGTCGTCAGCTTTGTTGATTGTTGCTTTGCCTGGGCTGTGCGCGAGGCAGAGTGCAAATTAGCCTCATATTTTATCTACTTCTTCGTGGTCTCTTGATGCGGGGTTTTTTCGTTCATTGGTTTACGCCCCAGGAATTGAATGACAATGCTGACTAAGTAAACAAAGAGGCCCTGTTCTCTCGAACAAAGCGCCTACAATGTTTGTGTCTATAGCCCAAGTTGTGTATTTGCTTGATTGCTGGTTTTTGGCGATTGCTGTTGGAAGATGGCAGTCTCAGGTATTTACTGTTCAATCAGATTTCTCGTTTTCTTGAAGTGCTTTACACATAACGTCATTTCCATCACCCATGTTTGCGGTAGTGATACTATCATTAGGTAAAGTGCGATATTGAGAGACTTTCGCGAGCAGTGCCTTCTTCGACTTGTAAGCCGAAGTCATAAGCCAATTGAATGTGCTGCTAGTGCGTAGCCGCCCACTTGAATGCTGGTAGCTCCTGAAGGAAACAAATAGCTTAGTATATGCGTGCTTTCTAACACGGCTTTCTCTGTGCTCGACATGTTCTGGTTGTAGCAGTGACCGTACTGCCGTAGAACTCGGCATCACTACGCACTGCTTGCCGTTAACTATTGTCTGTCCCTATAGGCATGCCGCGCCTACAGAGGCAAGTTGTAACTACTGTGGCTGAGTGGCAGAATTTGTCTCATAGTTGAACTGAATACGTTCGGTGCCCCCTGGCATGCGAGACACTTAGGATGCAGAAGTGTCGTTCTTTCTTGTGCAAAACCGAATTTGGAGTTGAACATGGCATAGATATAATCCACTAGTTGACAGAAAACCTAGCAGTTGACGTTGAAGACGTGTTACGAGCAACGGAGAAATTTGAGCAGatgaaatcagttttttttttttacacaagagggaaaaaaaaaaaactgccgatACAAGACAGCCTTAAAGGGAAACAAATTCAAAGAAATGAATTCATCAAAACtgagagctgggcgagttggtgtgttTCCATGCTAACAAAAAAGTGCGCGAAAAGCGCCCGTGTTGTTTCttctcgtctacgtctttttcgCGTACTTTTTCGTTAAGATCAAAGAAATGACGTTTTCTCTGCTACAGAGCTTATGACTGTGTGGTCACGTAACCTAAGTATACTGTTAGACCCCTTGTGCTGCCTCGCAAGCTCAGTTGTGCATTCAGGTTTTATTCAGTGTATATTTATGCCTGTGTGGCTCATCGAGGCTGGTAACTGGAACGAGCGAAGTGGCCACCGATGTTACGGCTAGAAGCGGCAGCCCGACAAGAACTGTTCGAGCTGGCTGTTGTCCCAATGCAGTTTGCGTGGCGTGCGTgtgacgctcttttttttttctttttcgcgtggAAGTAACTTCACCGTATTTGTGTCAGGCCTGCACGGTCTGGTAAACGCCGAAGTCTCGCCAGGCACCATCCGTCTGAAAAGGTCGCAGGCCACAGCGCTCGTGGCTCCAGCAGCGGCGCCCGCGTCTAAGTTGCCAGCGCTCACCTCGGGCCGATTTCAGTGACGTCATTTTCAGTGCGCATTGTTGTGCTTAACGAGCTGCCGCGgacgcagtgaaaaaaaaaatgtatgccaGCACATTTCTAGGTCACAGATCTTCAAATGTTCCATCGCATTGGCAAGGCTGCCGGTTTCTCCTGCCTTGTGCCATTATAGCATGTGACGGATGTTAGTTTTGAATGTATAAttttgcaacaacaacaacaacaaattgaTGATGGGATGGCTTTCGAAGCGTTAGAGATGTTTTTAAAGCTTGATGTCTCCCAGTCTAATTTTTGATGCCATGACTCATTCGTTTGGCATCCGTTATGTTAGTTTAACGGATCACCGGCTTTCCTTCGCGCGCATTACGTGATCTCTCCTGCTACTTTTTGCCCAATAACAGTACATTTGGATTTCTTGCGTTTTTCGAGTTGATTCTAATTATAGCGCCAAAATGCCTAAATTTTAGTGATTTGTTTGATCCACAAAACTG contains:
- the LOC142559880 gene encoding osmotic avoidance abnormal protein 3-like, whose protein sequence is MTQESVKVVVRCRPMNAKEREQKCQNVVRIDCVAGQCTLTNPADRSAPAKTFCFDGAYDPSSTTEQIYDDIVYPIVESVSEGYNGTVFAYGQTGCGKSFSMQGTPRVPQQKGIIPRSFEHVFEAIAAADSSKYLVHASYLEIYNEDVRDLLAEDTRRRLDLKEHPDKGVYVPGLSLVPVHDVASCESVMERGWRNRSVGATLMNADSSRSHSIFTIHLEQMELNARNNIRTGKLNLVDLAGSERQTKTGASGERLREATKINLSLSALGNVISALVDGRSKHIPYRDSKLTRLLQDSLGGNTRTLMLACISPADVNYDETLSTLRYASRAKNIQNRPCVNEDPKDALLREYRQELERLKQLLSGGSFMATPSDATPAEAASSATPEELPDSNSEVVNQLKNDYEAQMTELRNKYREEQESRAKLMMDVEKMRSQFKMQMQQVEQNQREKDVSQEVNNNHLKVDEQETDRWAEPVATPEKPEIRAPNASPCFGNQEDPAIMAQMQAKALERLRELQGRMLGGEKKHDVELKARRAKRKSIAEKRIRALAEALAKVDDEERTLLPDYDDINAELKVKSSMIRKAKRKIQTLEQEVRDLQREFETERTDYLETIRRQDQQLRLLSQILDKVQPCIRRDSNYADLEAVKAQSVWDQDAQRWRLPELTVQQTKLPPAAGIQPGARVTQNTGDAPSLTASTFDASSQRNRPSFGSDFVNSILKKPHRQEELLNGVPEAPSNGVRAAAAFGGLVRAGQLAARLHRGAAAEIRASRSLPTTGVGKQYAWGTTGSENGEGALQRRPLQLESLDLDNLRRQPRTADRLAAAELLEWPT